The proteins below are encoded in one region of Aquisphaera giovannonii:
- a CDS encoding ATP-dependent DNA helicase RecQ, translating into MSVAGPGYDLEKTLREQFGLAEFRPGQREAIEPVLGGRDVLCVMPTGGGKSLCYQLPAQVLPGVTLVVSPLIALMKDQVDALNARGLSATLINSTLDLAEQRARLLEVEAGLHRIIYVAPERFRSGRFVSLMARLRPSLLAIDEAHCISQWGHDFRPDYARLGLARKQLGSPPCIALTATATDAVRRDIADQLELRDPELIITGFDRPNLKYSVVEAGKDEAKLQELARALDRNPGPAVVYASSRVRCEMVAAFLGSELRRETVVYHAGLTREQRNEAQERFMGGRADVVVATNAFGMGVDKRDIRAVVHFNLPGTLEAYYQEAGRAGRDGQPGACVLIYSYGDRFLQEMFIDNEYPPRGAVHQVYEFLRRRDDDPIQLTHAEIKEEARLDMNESAIGSVLKILDNAGAIEKFLPRENQAIVRINVEPDDLGVAPSLVDRLSPQAHVQQIVLRGLEGLVRGRVGEPVYFRPDELAEALGLDRPALGRAIKSLVAELPIDYVPPFRGNAIRVVDRAKRPRDLKIDFSELEKRKEHEYAKLERMIEYSRTRQCRRAYILRYFGEKAALASAGECGGCDNCRPGDASGPSAFGVASSTMPIDTPGGRDLLLKILSGVARAKGRFGKQAVAMMLTGSDSEKMAKSRLDQLSTFGILRDSGLRQKEVADVLDALAKARLVESQEVDRFKPVITLTEAGWEYLKNAEAPAPCLDLPDFLVSKLRRGGPGRSREAPHSPSPRDDAPGAAAPRGAPALEAAGDDPDEASPADDLAPDPLRDRLRALRTDWARELKQPAYCIFTNETLEAIVRDRPATPAELAGVKGLGRARVERHGTAILEAIAAYPRDGAAARSAASPPGAVSRELGSVSEPTPAKSPAGPSSPARRAEPAPTGNTAGGAPPARRAEPAPAGNEPAPAGSRVGSHVATEEWTHRLIAKGFSVAEAAAIRGLDVAAVVRHLTWMVRRGQSIDPSSLAEAEALAAWEEWRASRGDDAPPPGDDLPPGLWSLYLLCRPKA; encoded by the coding sequence ATGAGCGTGGCGGGGCCGGGGTACGACCTGGAGAAGACGCTCCGCGAGCAGTTCGGGCTGGCGGAGTTCCGGCCTGGCCAGCGCGAGGCGATCGAGCCGGTGCTCGGCGGGCGGGACGTGCTCTGCGTCATGCCGACCGGCGGCGGCAAGAGCCTCTGTTACCAGTTGCCGGCGCAGGTCCTGCCGGGGGTGACCCTGGTGGTCAGCCCCCTGATCGCGCTCATGAAGGACCAGGTCGATGCCCTCAACGCGCGGGGGCTGAGCGCGACGCTCATCAACAGCACGCTCGACCTGGCCGAGCAGCGGGCCCGGCTGCTGGAGGTGGAGGCCGGCCTGCACCGGATCATCTACGTCGCGCCGGAGCGGTTCCGCAGCGGCCGGTTCGTGAGCCTGATGGCGAGGCTCCGGCCGAGCCTCCTGGCGATCGACGAGGCCCACTGCATCAGCCAGTGGGGGCACGACTTCCGCCCGGACTACGCGCGCCTCGGCCTGGCGAGGAAGCAGCTCGGCTCGCCCCCCTGCATCGCCCTGACGGCGACGGCGACCGACGCCGTCCGCCGGGACATCGCCGACCAGCTCGAGCTCCGCGACCCGGAGCTGATCATTACGGGCTTCGACCGGCCGAACCTGAAGTACTCGGTCGTGGAGGCCGGCAAGGACGAGGCGAAGCTCCAGGAGCTGGCCCGGGCGCTCGACCGCAACCCGGGCCCGGCGGTCGTCTACGCGTCGAGCCGCGTCCGCTGCGAGATGGTCGCGGCGTTCCTCGGCTCGGAGCTGAGGCGGGAGACGGTCGTCTACCACGCCGGCCTCACCCGCGAGCAGCGGAACGAGGCCCAGGAGCGGTTCATGGGCGGGCGGGCGGACGTCGTCGTCGCCACGAACGCCTTCGGCATGGGCGTGGACAAGCGGGACATCCGCGCGGTGGTCCACTTCAACCTGCCGGGGACGCTGGAGGCCTACTACCAGGAGGCCGGCCGCGCCGGCCGCGACGGCCAGCCCGGCGCCTGCGTGCTGATCTACTCGTACGGCGACCGCTTCCTCCAGGAGATGTTCATCGACAACGAGTACCCGCCCCGCGGGGCGGTGCACCAGGTCTACGAGTTCCTCCGCCGCCGCGACGACGACCCCATCCAGCTGACCCACGCCGAGATCAAGGAAGAGGCCCGCCTGGACATGAACGAGTCGGCCATCGGCTCGGTCCTGAAGATCCTGGACAACGCCGGGGCGATCGAGAAGTTCCTTCCGCGCGAGAACCAGGCGATCGTCCGGATCAACGTGGAGCCCGACGACCTGGGCGTGGCGCCCAGCCTCGTCGATCGCCTCAGCCCGCAGGCCCACGTCCAGCAGATCGTCCTCCGGGGCCTGGAGGGCCTGGTCCGCGGCCGCGTCGGCGAGCCGGTCTACTTCCGCCCCGACGAGCTGGCCGAGGCCCTGGGCCTGGACCGCCCGGCGCTCGGCCGGGCGATCAAGTCGCTCGTCGCGGAGCTGCCGATCGACTACGTCCCGCCGTTCCGCGGCAACGCCATCCGGGTCGTCGACCGGGCCAAGCGGCCGCGCGACCTGAAGATCGACTTCTCCGAGCTGGAGAAGCGGAAGGAGCACGAGTACGCCAAGCTCGAGCGGATGATCGAGTACTCGCGGACCCGCCAGTGCCGCCGGGCGTACATCCTCCGCTACTTCGGCGAGAAGGCGGCCCTCGCCAGCGCCGGCGAGTGCGGGGGCTGCGACAACTGCCGCCCCGGCGACGCGTCCGGCCCTTCGGCCTTCGGCGTGGCGTCGAGCACCATGCCGATCGACACGCCGGGTGGCCGGGATCTGCTGCTGAAGATCCTCTCCGGCGTGGCCCGCGCGAAGGGCCGGTTCGGCAAGCAGGCCGTGGCGATGATGCTCACCGGCTCGGACTCCGAGAAGATGGCCAAGTCCCGCCTCGACCAGCTCAGCACCTTCGGCATCCTCCGCGACAGCGGCCTGAGGCAGAAGGAGGTCGCGGACGTCCTCGACGCCCTGGCCAAGGCTCGTCTGGTCGAGTCGCAGGAGGTCGATCGCTTCAAGCCGGTGATCACGCTCACGGAGGCCGGCTGGGAGTACCTCAAGAACGCCGAGGCCCCGGCCCCCTGCCTCGACCTGCCGGACTTCCTGGTCTCCAAGCTGCGTCGGGGCGGGCCGGGCCGGTCGCGGGAGGCCCCGCACTCGCCCTCGCCCCGCGACGATGCGCCCGGCGCGGCCGCCCCCCGAGGTGCCCCCGCCCTCGAGGCCGCGGGTGATGACCCCGATGAGGCTTCACCGGCGGACGACCTGGCGCCCGACCCGCTCCGCGACCGCCTGCGGGCGCTGCGGACCGACTGGGCCCGCGAGCTCAAGCAACCCGCCTACTGCATCTTCACGAACGAGACGCTGGAGGCGATCGTCCGCGACCGCCCTGCGACGCCGGCCGAGCTCGCGGGCGTCAAGGGGCTGGGCCGCGCCCGCGTGGAGCGGCACGGGACCGCGATCCTCGAGGCGATCGCGGCATACCCCCGCGACGGGGCGGCGGCGCGGTCGGCCGCATCGCCGCCGGGGGCCGTGTCACGCGAACTGGGCAGTGTGAGCGAGCCGACTCCCGCGAAGTCGCCCGCCGGCCCCAGCTCGCCCGCTCGCCGGGCCGAGCCGGCTCCCACGGGGAATACCGCCGGCGGAGCCCCGCCCGCTCGCCGGGCGGAGCCGGCTCCCGCGGGGAACGAGCCGGCGCCGGCGGGGAGCCGCGTCGGCTCGCACGTCGCGACGGAGGAATGGACCCATCGCCTGATCGCGAAGGGCTTCAGCGTCGCGGAGGCCGCGGCGATCCGCGGCCTGGACGTGGCCGCGGTCGTCCGGCATCTGACGTGGATGGTGCGACGGGGTCAGTCCATCGACCCTTCCTCGCTCGCGGAGGCCGAGGCCCTGGCGGCCTGGGAGGAGTGGCGAGCCTCGCGAGGCGATGACGCCCCGCCGCCGGGCGACGACCTGCCGCCGGGCCTCTGGTCGCTCTACCTGCTCTGCCGCCCGAAGGCGTGA
- a CDS encoding EF-hand domain-containing protein, translating into MTSPAPTNALRLAVLALAALAMAVIAHPAAADDAKPSAKKAKKAQAAQPLAELFRDLDANSDKVIERQEVPESGRKAFDSLLKYADANHDEKLQPEEYKALVSKVRLSKVATLAEREARLQKLDKNGDGKLDLAEYSQAEAQFKKLDKNHDGLLDRSEIPWMNPDQPKEGKKAEAKAAKKADAKAAKKAAKSKPAAKPEPEVAADMKPDAKADAKVAEKAEEKAARSDGKADDAAKPSAPDSVAAKGGAKPGKLREAVREKFKAMDKDGDGRISRSEFDGRPKAFDRLDANHDGYLDKEDLKQARQAKARKTAPKS; encoded by the coding sequence ATGACGTCTCCCGCACCAACCAATGCCCTACGCCTCGCGGTCCTGGCCCTGGCCGCACTCGCGATGGCCGTGATCGCACATCCCGCCGCGGCCGACGACGCGAAGCCTTCCGCGAAGAAGGCGAAGAAGGCCCAGGCCGCGCAGCCGCTCGCCGAGCTCTTCCGCGACCTGGACGCGAACTCCGACAAGGTGATCGAGCGCCAGGAGGTCCCGGAGAGCGGCCGGAAGGCCTTCGACTCGCTCCTGAAGTACGCGGACGCGAATCACGACGAGAAGCTCCAGCCCGAGGAGTACAAGGCCCTCGTCAGCAAGGTCCGCCTCAGCAAGGTCGCCACGCTCGCCGAGCGCGAGGCCCGCTTGCAGAAGCTCGACAAGAACGGCGACGGCAAGCTCGACCTCGCGGAATACTCGCAGGCCGAGGCCCAGTTCAAAAAGCTGGATAAAAACCACGACGGCCTGCTCGATCGCTCCGAGATCCCCTGGATGAACCCCGACCAGCCGAAGGAGGGGAAGAAGGCGGAGGCCAAGGCCGCGAAGAAGGCGGACGCCAAGGCCGCGAAGAAGGCCGCGAAGTCGAAGCCGGCCGCCAAGCCGGAGCCCGAGGTCGCTGCCGACATGAAGCCGGACGCGAAGGCCGACGCGAAGGTTGCGGAGAAGGCCGAGGAGAAGGCCGCCAGGTCCGATGGCAAGGCCGACGACGCGGCGAAGCCCTCGGCTCCCGACTCGGTCGCCGCGAAGGGCGGGGCCAAGCCGGGCAAGCTCCGCGAGGCGGTCCGCGAGAAATTCAAGGCGATGGACAAGGACGGCGACGGCCGCATCAGCCGGAGTGAATTCGACGGCCGCCCCAAGGCGTTCGACCGCCTGGACGCGAACCATGACGGGTACCTCGACAAGGAGGACCTGAAGCAGGCCAGGCAGGCGAAGGCCCGCAAGACCGCGCCCAAGAGCTGA